In Malassezia vespertilionis chromosome 4, complete sequence, the DNA window CTGCTCGCATCCTCCAAAACGTGCAAAGGCTGCGTCGCATTTTCATCgagcgacgccgcggcgcggcgcgcaggatCAAGCCAGTAAGTGTCCTCTACTAACTGCACCCAGCGCTTGTCGGTGCCTTGCCAGCCTTGCACGGGTGCCGCCTCTGTCTCGATTGCCATACGCTCCGCCGCTGGCGGCCGCATTTGCCCACCGCCGTTCACACAACCGCCTGGGCACGCCATGACTTCCACGTAATCGTAGgcagcttgcagcgcgtcgttttgctcgtgtgccgcgccacgccgcgccatgccgcgaCCCCGCGCTCCAAGCCCTGTGCGGCCCTGCACACCTGTCTCGCGCTGTACTTTGCGCACGAGGTTTTGCAAATTACGGAATCCATAGCACTGCGCACCTTTGAATAAAATACGCCCGCCGTCTTCTTGTGGCGCTCGTAAAACGTACTCGGTATAATCCACAGAACGAAtcacgcgcagcgccaaggacGGTTTGGTATCGCCAGGATGAGCCGCAACCCATTCCTGCCACACTGCGTGCATAATTGCAAACAAATACccgccgctgctcgtccCGGGTTCTTGTAATAGTGTTGGGTATTGAGGCAGGTTTTGTTTCGCATCGTGCTGGGTATCGGGGGGCGTAGACTCGCAATGTGAACCCTCTTCGCCGGGCACAGGAGCAAACGGATCGAATCCGTGCTCCAGAAGGAAATCATGCAGCTCACCCGTGGTGAGCACACAGTCCACGTCTTTTACGCCGTTGGCGTCAGTAAAGTCGCTGCGGCTCGCTTCGAGTTTCTTGTCGTAGCAAGGCATGACCGTTACATGGTAGACGCTGCCGTCCGCATGCAAGTGTGGCCCAATAACCTGCTTGGCAAGCACACCAGAGATTTGCTGTGGCGATTTAGTTTGTGCGATAAAAGGGAGCATTTCAGTGTGCGCTTTTTCTGCGTAGCATACCCAGCCTGGACACGCACTTGCGAGCATGGGGAGCCGTGGCCGGTCAACAATGTTGGCGTCGCGTGCATGTCGCCGCTCAAAAAACTCCCGCGTAtgttcgcgcagcgcaagatggcgcgcaaagctAGTATCGTAGACAAAGTCAAACCCCAATGAACGCAAGTGCCAAGCAATGCGGTACAGAAGAGTCCGCTGAAGAATCGTTGCAGGAGGGCACAGGTAGTCGTATCGCGTAGCAAGCGATGCAATCGACTGTGGGCTTACGGTGGCAATAAACTTGCGTCCGTCGCGTTCCTGCAATGCTTGCCGCACTTCGTCGATGCTTTGCATACCGATGAGCACTGTCTCTGCAGACGTAACGCAGCCACTGCATGCCAAACAGTCGTTTAGCGAGATTTCTGCCGTCTCCAGCTCTGTCCGagcgcgtgtgccgctgccCGCTTCATAGTACTTGCCATCGTCGATCGCAATTTCCGTTTCGCCCGCAGACGCCGcaggctgcggcgctgatTCCACGGGTTTTATGCATATTTGTGAAGGCCCCAAGTAGTCGTTGAGGTCCGTGAGCGACTGACGTTAATTGCACGGATGCACACGTACCAATGCCCCCGAAAACGCCATGGCGTTACGCAAGGTCGAAGCGCCACAGCAGGATGACTAACACGGCGCACTTTTTTCTTGATGACAAACGCACAATTCAGCATCGACGTCCACCATGCGACAGCTCAAATTTCACGAACAAAAGCTGCTGAAAAAGCACGACTTTTTGCAATGGAAGAATGAGCATAATGTGCGCGAAGTCAAGGTGATGCGCAGGTACCACATCCAAGACCGTGATGACTACCAGAAGTACAATGCGTTGGTCGGCAAGACACGCAGCCTAGCACTGCGTCTCTCGACGCTCCCCGCTCAAGATGcgttccgcgcgcagcaggagTCCAATCTTCTAAACAAGCTCTACGATATGGGGCTGCTTGATACTGGCGCAAAGATGAGCGATATCACTGAGCGCCTGAACGTGAGTGCATTttgtcggcggcgcttgccggtCGTTATGGTACGACTACACTTGAGCGAGAGTGTATCGCAAGCGGTCAAGTACGTGGAACAAGGTCACGTTCGCGTCGGGCCTGATACCATCACCGACCCTGCATTTTTGGTGACGCGTAACATGGAAGACTTTGTGACGTGGGTTGACACTAGCAAgattcggcgcgcgattgCCAGTTACAACGACGAATTGGACGACTTTGATCTTTTATAGCCTACATAGACATACCCTGTATCATCCCATTCGCGGCACTATGCGTCCACTGGAGACCGCCTCGATATCGACCACCTCTTTCGGCGCATCCGCACTCAGGACAATGGACTCGCCATACCCGACGGCTACGTCGTCTTCCACACGCATTCCGATACCGCGGTAAAGTTTCGGAAAGGCGGGGTCATCGGGTATGTAAATGCCGGGCTCGATGGTGAGCACCATTCCTTCCTCTAATTTTGTGCACCGCTCCACCGTACTCGTGTCGTGCAAATCGAT includes these proteins:
- the NAR1 gene encoding Cytosolic Fe-S cluster assembly factor nar1 (BUSCO:EOG09261P7G; COG:Y; EggNog:ENOG503NX51), whose protein sequence is MAFSGALSLTDLNDYLGPSQICIKPVESAPQPAASAGETEIAIDDGKYYEAGSGTRARTELETAEISLNDCLACSGCVTSAETVLIGMQSIDEVRQALQERDGRKFIATVSPQSIASLATRYDYLCPPATILQRTLLYRIAWHLRSLGFDFVYDTSFARHLALREHTREFFERRHARDANIVDRPRLPMLASACPGWVCYAEKAHTEMLPFIAQTKSPQQISGVLAKQVIGPHLHADGSVYHVTVMPCYDKKLEASRSDFTDANGVKDVDCVLTTGELHDFLLEHGFDPFAPVPGEEGSHCESTPPDTQHDAKQNLPQYPTLLQEPGTSSGGYLFAIMHAVWQEWVAAHPGDTKPSLALRVIRSVDYTEYVLRAPQEDGGRILFKGAQCYGFRNLQNLVRKVQRETGVQGRTGLGARGRGMARRGAAHEQNDALQAAYDYVEVMACPGGCVNGGGQMRPPAAERMAIETEAAPVQGWQGTDKRWVQLVEDTYWLDPARRAAASLDENATQPLHVLEDASSGPLAEWLASVDAQAMQVERSLDVCRTNAFRTEYHGVAKETNGFAVQW
- the imp3 gene encoding U3 small nucleolar ribonucleoprotein imp3 (EggNog:ENOG503NXNU; BUSCO:EOG09264Y0W; COG:A) translates to MRQLKFHEQKLLKKHDFLQWKNEHNVREVKVMRRYHIQDRDDYQKYNALVGKTRSLALRLSTLPAQDAFRAQQESNLLNKLYDMGLLDTGAKMSDITERLNVSAFCRRRLPVVMVRLHLSESVSQAVKYVEQGHVRVGPDTITDPAFLVTRNMEDFVTWVDTSKIRRAIASYNDELDDFDLL